The Algoriphagus sanaruensis genome window below encodes:
- a CDS encoding c-type cytochrome: protein MISILIPVLSLLSIGMEISDNSVITRPSQLNTSNEQISSGLELLERNCYLCHNPKSKSHDEIIAPPLWGVKKHYLEAFPDEKEFKSAMLSFILNPKEETAVMKGPIKRFGLMPKPAVSEEDLKKIIAYIYENELENPAWHIEKDNQEKGKGHGLR from the coding sequence ATGATTTCAATTTTAATCCCTGTATTATCTCTCCTAAGCATTGGGATGGAAATATCCGATAACTCTGTAATAACTCGTCCATCCCAACTGAATACCTCAAATGAGCAAATCAGTTCTGGATTGGAATTGCTGGAACGCAACTGCTACCTCTGTCACAACCCAAAATCAAAGTCCCATGACGAGATAATCGCGCCTCCACTTTGGGGGGTGAAGAAGCATTACCTTGAAGCGTTTCCGGATGAAAAAGAATTCAAATCAGCGATGCTCAGCTTTATTCTAAACCCCAAAGAAGAAACTGCTGTAATGAAGGGACCAATCAAAAGGTTTGGACTAATGCCAAAACCAGCTGTTAGCGAAGAGGATTTGAAAAAAATCATTGCCTATATCTATGAGAATGAACTCGAAAATCCAGCATGGCACATAGAGAAAGACAATCAAGAAAAAGGCAAAGGACACGGTCTGCGGTGA